CGTGGGATTTTTCGAAGCGAACATCGTGGTAAAGAAGAAATCCTTTCAAAGCCTTTTCCGCCGCCTGCTGACAATGGTACGCCGCCGTATCCAGAAGGGGCGTTGCCGCCTCGGCCAACTCCCGGGCCGAAAGCAAATCGCGGCTCGCTTTAATCAACCAACTTCTGGTCAATTCGGCTTTAGTGTCGTTCATACAAAACCCGGCCCTTTTCAAATACCTGACTTTCAAGGGAGGCATACACGTCGCGAAATTTCTCCGCCTCGGCGCGGGTCCGAACCAGCACGTCCTTGGCGACTTGCAGCCCGCTCAAACAGGCCAACGCTCGACGAGCTCTCTGCAAGGGCCGCTCGCTGCTCTCCGACACGATCACATAGAGATCGACGTCGCTTCCCTCATCCGGGCGGCCCCAGGCGCGGGAACCAAAGAGAATCACCTGTTCCGGCGCGAAGGTGCGGACCAGCCGGTCAGTCATCTCTTGCAGCAATGTGTCATCAACCTTGGTCATTTACTCATCCTTAAAGAACAAAATCCGAAAACCTCCATATCCGCCTACAGCTCCGGCCAGTCGCCGCCGTCGACGACTACCGTCGGCAGGCCCATGGGGCCGAGTTCCGCCAGGAACGGCTCGGGATCGAACTGTTCCATGTTCCAGACCCCCGGGGCGTGCCATTTGCCGGTGAGCATCATGATGGCGCCGACCACCGCCGGTACGCCGGTGGTGTAGCTGATCGCCTGGGATTTGACCTCGCGGTAGCAGGCCTCGTGGTCGCAGAGGTTATAGATGTAGACCTGCTTGCGCTTGCCGTCCTTGAGGCCCCGGGCGATGACGCCGATGCAGGTTTTGCCCTTGGTCAGCGGCCCGAGGCTGCCGGGATCGGGGAGGAGAGCCTTCAGGAACTGAATCGGCACGATCTTCTGCCCCTGGAATTCGACCTCGTCGATGCGGGTCATACCGACATTCTGCAGCACCTCCAGGTGCTTCAGATAGTTGTCCGAGAAGGTCATCCAGAACTGGGCCTTCTTGATGGTCGGGATATGCTTGACGATCGACTCCATCTCCTCGTGGTAGAGGCGGTAGACGTTCATCGGCCCGATGCCGTCGGGGAAATCGAAAACCCGCTTGGTCGAGAGGGCCGGGGTTTCCACGAACCGGCCGTTCTCCCAGTGGCGGCAGGCGGCGGTCACTTCGCGGATGTTGATCTCCGGGTTGAAGTTGGTGGCGAAGGGCTGGCCGTGGCTGCCGGCGTTGGCGTCGATGATGTCGAGCTCCTGTACCTCGTCCAGGTACTTCTTCGCCGCCAGGGCGGTGTAGACGTTGGTGACGCCGGGGTCGAAGCCCGAGCCGAGCAGGGCCATGAGCCCGGCCTGCTTGAATTTATCCTGATAGGCCCACTGCCAGGAGTACTCGAACTTGGCGGTATCGAGCGGCTCGTAGTTGGCGGTGTCGAGGTAATCGACGCCGGTCGCCAGACAGGCATCCATGATATGCAGATCCTGGTAGGGCAAGGCCACGTTGATGACCAGTTTCGGCTGCACCTTCCGGATCAGCGCCGTCAATTCCGGCACGTTGTCGGCGTCGACCTGGGCGGTGGCGATCGGCGTGGAGATCTGCGCGGCGATGGCGTCGCACTTGGCTTTGGTGCGCGAGGCCAGGGTGATTTCGCTGAAGATATCGCGCCGCTGGGCGCATTTATGGGTAACGACCTGGCCGACCCCGCCGGCGCCGATAATCAGAACCTTGTTCATCGCTCTTCTCCGTTCGTCAAGGATGGCCCGGGCGGGCAAGAAACGCCACGTCCTTCAGGCCGGATTAAAAAGTAAATGCGGATATTAACATCGTTGTCCGGCAAATAATAACAGATTTTTCCCTGGCGGCAGGGGATGGGGGAGAAACCGAGTCAATTCCCTCCGAATGCGCTAAGCTTGAGGAAACGTCCATGGAGAAACCGCCATGCCCCGCTTTTTTCGCTTTCTTGAACCGACCTTTTTTGCCGGACTCATCGACGATCCCTGCCTGATAATCCGCGACCGCCCTATCCACCAGAGCATCCTCCTCGACTGCGGCGCCCTCCATCAGGTCGCCAAACGCGAGATGAAACCGATCCGCGCCATCTTCGTCAGCCACGCGCACATGGATCACTTCATGGGTTTTGACGCCTTTCTCCGCCAGGTTCACGCCAGCCCCCGCACCGTCGAGCTGTTCGGCCCTCCGGGGATGGCCGACCGGGTGGCGGCGCGACTGGCCGGCTACGACTGGAATCTAGCCGAACCCTACTGGTGTACCCTGCTGGTGCATGAAGTCCACCCGGAACAGATGATCTCCGCCCACTTCTCCGGCCCGGAAGCTTTCCGCCGCCACAAACTGGGCGCGACGCCTCGCCCGGGGAATCTCATCTACCGCCATAACCATCTGGAAGTGGCGGCGGAAATCCTCGATCACGGCATTCCGGTCCTCGCCTTTCGGGTCTGGGAGCGAAAAGTCTTCGCCCTGGATGGAACCAAACTGGCGGCGCTCGGCCTGGTGGCGGGGGATTGGTTGGCGGAACTGAAACGGCGCTTTTTCGCAGATTGGCCGAAAGCGCCGCCGCTGCGCATCACCCGAAGCACGGCGCAAGGTGCGCGGGAGGAAAGCGTCGCCGATGCGGAGGTCTTTTATCGGCAAATCCGAGCCACGCCAGCGATGCCGAGTATTGGCTACCTCACCGACTGGGGCTGGTCGCCGGAAAACCTGGCGAAGGTCCGGAATTTTATGGCCGGGGTCGACCTGCTGGTCGGAGAGTGCGCCTTTCTGCAGGCAGAAACCCACAAGGCCCGCGCCTCCCGCCACCTCGGCACCGCCGACTGGAATCTCCTCCTCGCCGAACTGCGCCCGCGCGCCTTTCTGCCCATGCACCTCTCCAAAACCTACCTGAGACGCAGTCCGGAACTGTACGCGGAACTCGCGCCGCCCCCCGAAACAAAGCTGCTCACCCTCCCCGAACACCTGGCCCCCCGCCCTCTGCACGCCCACGAAGCCCGGGCGCTGTTGGGCTATTGATCGAGGATGACGACAGACAGCGGATTAGCAATCGCCAACAAGCGGTTTATTCGGCAGGATTTTATTGCCTTGCCCTGGCTTCTTTGCTAAAGAGGACGGATGAAAACGACCTGGTACGAAATACGAATCGATGTGCCGGCGAGCGGGCTCGACCTGGTGTGCAATGAACTGGGGGAGCTCGGCTGCGCCGGAATTACTGTCGAGGAGCGGACGCTGGATACCTTCGT
This genomic window from Desulfuromonas acetexigens contains:
- a CDS encoding saccharopine dehydrogenase family protein, which gives rise to MNKVLIIGAGGVGQVVTHKCAQRRDIFSEITLASRTKAKCDAIAAQISTPIATAQVDADNVPELTALIRKVQPKLVINVALPYQDLHIMDACLATGVDYLDTANYEPLDTAKFEYSWQWAYQDKFKQAGLMALLGSGFDPGVTNVYTALAAKKYLDEVQELDIIDANAGSHGQPFATNFNPEINIREVTAACRHWENGRFVETPALSTKRVFDFPDGIGPMNVYRLYHEEMESIVKHIPTIKKAQFWMTFSDNYLKHLEVLQNVGMTRIDEVEFQGQKIVPIQFLKALLPDPGSLGPLTKGKTCIGVIARGLKDGKRKQVYIYNLCDHEACYREVKSQAISYTTGVPAVVGAIMMLTGKWHAPGVWNMEQFDPEPFLAELGPMGLPTVVVDGGDWPEL
- a CDS encoding nucleotidyltransferase domain-containing protein, whose product is MTKVDDTLLQEMTDRLVRTFAPEQVILFGSRAWGRPDEGSDVDLYVIVSESSERPLQRARRALACLSGLQVAKDVLVRTRAEAEKFRDVYASLESQVFEKGRVLYERH
- a CDS encoding ribonuclease Z yields the protein MPRFFRFLEPTFFAGLIDDPCLIIRDRPIHQSILLDCGALHQVAKREMKPIRAIFVSHAHMDHFMGFDAFLRQVHASPRTVELFGPPGMADRVAARLAGYDWNLAEPYWCTLLVHEVHPEQMISAHFSGPEAFRRHKLGATPRPGNLIYRHNHLEVAAEILDHGIPVLAFRVWERKVFALDGTKLAALGLVAGDWLAELKRRFFADWPKAPPLRITRSTAQGAREESVADAEVFYRQIRATPAMPSIGYLTDWGWSPENLAKVRNFMAGVDLLVGECAFLQAETHKARASRHLGTADWNLLLAELRPRAFLPMHLSKTYLRRSPELYAELAPPPETKLLTLPEHLAPRPLHAHEARALLGY